A genomic stretch from Ursus arctos isolate Adak ecotype North America unplaced genomic scaffold, UrsArc2.0 scaffold_21, whole genome shotgun sequence includes:
- the PHF5A gene encoding PHD finger-like domain-containing protein 5A isoform X1 produces MAKHHPDLIFCRKQAGVAIGRLCEKCDGKCVICDSYVRPCTLVRICDECNYGSYQGRCVICGGPGVSDAYYCKECTIQEKDRQHVHACTAAPARGAAEGEGEAGSQMRRSLMRGWIPGSQDPRIMT; encoded by the exons ATGGCTAAACATCATCCGGATTTAATCTTTTGCCGCAAGCAGGCTGGTGTTG CCATCGGAAGACTGTGTGAAAAAT GTGATGGCAAATGTGTGATCTGTGACTCCTACGTGCGTCCCTGCACTCTGGTGCGCATATGTGATGAGTGTAATTATGGCTCTTACCAGGGGCGCTGTGTGATCTGTGGAGGCCCTGGAGTCTCTGATGCCTATTATTGTAAGGAGTGCACCATCCAGGAGAAGGAT agacagcatgTGCACGCATGCACAGCAGCACCAGCacggggagctgcagagggagagggagaagcaggctcccagatgagaaggagcctgatgcggggctggatcccaggatcccaggatcccaggatcatgacctga